A region from the Paenarthrobacter aurescens genome encodes:
- a CDS encoding SpaA isopeptide-forming pilin-related protein, which produces MRKQIEHDRAQDQVRRGESKAKSLLALIACVLLVVVGMTAYGVVNASTPVAALPGSPGVTQPGTLVYSEDFSNMSAATAPIPLGSYIGGAAAQNEQYTADAAWLPGAQACNGWVLGQSTPLPANGGIIVNNDQCGRNNAINFLRDMAFVMGKYQGMTDAQAAQNQILSEYTNTVSGIQPAGLQLQTTKNTIPTIAGHYYAISGIFGETNCFSNHARQEFSILINGAPTVVGSNLDPCADPSRQVINYGNTNYSVAKLQSGAIQVPLTGTTPTLGIRVRNLQATGTGNDVGFDLPQLVDVTPQLDKAFSPTSIFQGQNTTLTYTVTNTSDLMAKNGWHFVDTLPTGLTAVGPLGGTCVRTAGTVSGRTVDVTGNLAQGSASCTITVTVTSNTPGVYNNSGCVANDGTQIPNCTNNFPTITGLYSPGTANLTVRPVVDLSITKSANITAYIPGQPITYTVVVHNNGPSDAVNAVLTDPLPASITGATWTCAVTVAGTSNLPPAGPTACNAPSGTGSISGTVRINVGGTLTYTVKGTVAMGTTGIITNTATIAPAAQTAVPNMPGGGPIPVPGSTTMVPTVDVACPPLPGVGCSATVTTPVDPLWTIAKTATVGGNSSNGQWVKPGDTITYSVTATSNRGQITNVVLTDNLADVLDQATFVPGSAVLTIGTAAPVAVANPVAPSTTLTTQPFTLPAGQTAVLSYKVTVKADAWSAQLVNVVTGAGSVAPVRCANSTTPLAPECSTTHLTPAKILIEKLGESSGEEWVPMAGSTWAVHNDAAGTPGAVNTSFTVAPIPSQTGQFQLEGIQPGVYWLEETTAPDGFNLLAEAVQFTVAANGAVTLGQGSGGGVVTTSDADGNGIFLVTVRDVPALKMPESGGVGWWPFAAAGTSLLLVALVLANNNVRRTRNHP; this is translated from the coding sequence ATGCGGAAGCAAATTGAGCACGATCGTGCCCAGGATCAGGTCAGGCGGGGTGAAAGCAAGGCCAAATCTCTGCTGGCACTCATAGCCTGCGTGCTTCTCGTGGTAGTAGGGATGACCGCCTACGGAGTGGTCAACGCTTCCACACCCGTGGCCGCCCTGCCAGGATCCCCTGGCGTGACCCAGCCTGGCACCTTGGTGTACAGCGAAGATTTCTCCAACATGAGCGCGGCCACCGCACCAATTCCCTTGGGCTCCTATATCGGCGGCGCTGCGGCCCAGAACGAGCAGTACACGGCAGATGCCGCCTGGCTTCCCGGCGCCCAGGCCTGCAACGGCTGGGTCCTGGGGCAGAGCACTCCATTACCTGCCAACGGCGGCATCATCGTCAACAATGATCAATGCGGACGCAACAATGCCATCAACTTCCTTCGCGACATGGCCTTTGTCATGGGCAAGTACCAAGGCATGACCGACGCCCAGGCCGCTCAAAACCAGATCCTCAGCGAATACACGAACACAGTCAGTGGTATCCAGCCGGCAGGACTTCAGCTCCAAACCACCAAGAACACCATTCCTACAATCGCCGGCCACTACTATGCGATTTCGGGAATCTTCGGTGAAACGAACTGCTTCTCCAACCACGCCCGCCAGGAATTCTCCATCCTCATCAACGGGGCGCCTACGGTGGTGGGTTCAAATCTGGACCCGTGCGCCGATCCCAGCCGGCAAGTCATTAACTATGGCAACACCAACTACAGCGTGGCAAAGCTCCAGTCCGGAGCCATCCAGGTCCCGTTGACCGGTACCACCCCTACGCTGGGTATCCGGGTGAGGAATCTGCAGGCCACGGGCACAGGCAACGATGTCGGGTTCGACCTCCCGCAGCTGGTGGACGTTACGCCGCAGCTTGACAAGGCGTTCAGCCCCACCAGCATCTTCCAGGGCCAGAACACTACGTTGACCTACACAGTTACTAACACCAGCGACCTCATGGCCAAGAACGGCTGGCACTTCGTTGACACCCTGCCCACTGGCCTCACGGCAGTTGGTCCGCTCGGTGGCACATGCGTCCGCACTGCGGGCACTGTTTCCGGCCGCACGGTGGACGTCACCGGAAACCTCGCACAGGGCAGCGCATCCTGCACCATCACGGTAACCGTCACCAGCAACACCCCCGGCGTTTACAACAACTCCGGGTGCGTGGCCAATGACGGTACGCAGATACCCAACTGCACCAACAACTTCCCCACTATCACGGGGCTCTACTCTCCCGGAACGGCCAATCTGACCGTCCGGCCGGTGGTGGACCTGTCCATCACCAAGAGTGCCAACATCACCGCCTACATTCCGGGCCAGCCCATCACGTACACAGTGGTAGTCCACAACAATGGGCCCAGCGATGCTGTCAACGCTGTGCTTACCGATCCCCTGCCGGCATCCATCACCGGTGCAACATGGACCTGTGCCGTGACAGTGGCGGGCACCTCCAACCTGCCTCCGGCCGGACCCACAGCCTGCAACGCCCCCAGTGGCACAGGCAGCATATCCGGCACCGTCAGGATCAACGTGGGCGGAACCCTGACGTACACCGTCAAGGGCACGGTAGCGATGGGCACCACCGGAATCATCACCAATACGGCCACCATTGCGCCTGCGGCTCAAACGGCTGTTCCCAACATGCCAGGCGGTGGACCCATTCCGGTTCCCGGATCAACCACCATGGTTCCTACCGTGGATGTGGCCTGCCCGCCTTTACCTGGGGTTGGATGTTCCGCAACGGTAACAACACCCGTAGATCCCCTGTGGACCATCGCCAAGACCGCCACGGTGGGCGGTAACTCCTCGAACGGCCAATGGGTGAAGCCCGGCGACACCATCACCTATTCCGTGACCGCCACCAGCAACCGCGGCCAGATCACTAACGTTGTCCTCACTGACAATCTTGCCGATGTCCTGGATCAGGCCACGTTCGTTCCGGGATCCGCAGTGCTGACCATCGGCACCGCGGCACCAGTCGCCGTCGCCAATCCTGTGGCTCCGTCCACCACGCTGACCACCCAGCCCTTTACACTTCCGGCCGGTCAGACCGCAGTGCTCAGCTACAAAGTCACCGTCAAGGCGGACGCTTGGAGCGCACAACTGGTCAACGTGGTCACCGGTGCCGGCAGCGTGGCACCCGTCCGCTGCGCTAACAGCACCACTCCGCTGGCTCCGGAGTGCAGCACAACCCACCTGACTCCGGCCAAGATCCTCATCGAAAAGCTCGGTGAATCCTCCGGCGAAGAATGGGTGCCCATGGCCGGCTCTACCTGGGCCGTCCACAATGACGCAGCCGGGACTCCCGGAGCAGTCAACACCAGCTTCACGGTGGCTCCCATCCCGTCCCAAACCGGCCAGTTCCAGCTCGAGGGCATCCAGCCGGGCGTGTACTGGCTTGAGGAAACCACAGCACCGGACGGCTTCAACCTGCTGGCCGAAGCCGTGCAGTTCACCGTGGCCGCCAATGGTGCAGTGACGCTCGGCCAGGGCAGCGGCGGCGGAGTCGTAACAACAAGCGACGCTGACGGCAACGGCATCTTCCTGGTCACAGTCCGCGATGTGCCCGCATTGAAGATGCCCGAATCCGGTGGCGTCGGATGGTGGCCGTTTGCAGCCGCTGGAACGTCGCTGCTTCTGGTGGCCCTGGTTCTGGCTAATAACAATGTCCGTCGCACCCGAAACCACCCATAA
- a CDS encoding DUF2277 domain-containing protein codes for MCRNIRTLHNFEPRATSAEVEAAALQYVRKISGSTKPSKANEEAFAEAVHEIAHITQHLLDSLVSHAPAKNRDEEAAKAKARSAVRFGAA; via the coding sequence ATGTGCCGCAACATCAGGACCTTGCATAACTTTGAACCGCGCGCCACGAGTGCCGAAGTGGAGGCCGCTGCCCTGCAATACGTGCGCAAAATCAGTGGATCCACCAAGCCCTCCAAGGCCAACGAGGAAGCCTTCGCAGAGGCCGTCCACGAGATCGCTCATATTACGCAGCATCTCCTCGACTCCTTGGTGAGCCATGCCCCGGCGAAGAACCGTGACGAGGAAGCCGCCAAGGCGAAGGCCCGGTCCGCGGTCCGGTTCGGAGCCGCGTAG
- a CDS encoding heavy-metal-associated domain-containing protein produces MSQTIQTNVNVSGMTCGHCVSSVSEELESLNGVQNVAVDLNPGGLSTVTITSTKELSPSEIGEAVAEAGYLVVANEA; encoded by the coding sequence ATGAGCCAGACCATCCAAACCAACGTCAACGTTTCGGGCATGACCTGCGGCCACTGTGTCTCCAGCGTGAGCGAGGAACTTGAATCACTCAACGGCGTACAAAACGTAGCCGTGGACCTCAATCCCGGCGGCCTGTCCACCGTGACCATCACATCAACCAAGGAGCTTTCGCCGTCTGAAATCGGCGAGGCCGTGGCAGAAGCCGGCTACCTGGTGGTAGCCAACGAAGCTTAG
- a CDS encoding cation-translocating P-type ATPase, which produces MSSQETFNQPVQRVIELDIEGMTCASCVNRVERKLGKLEGVEASVNLPLESAHVTVPATVTDQQIVDTVNATGYKATLRQAPTPNTRERQAHTSPIQGLERPDAGLMPETAPRGDVDGMRQHASKRGTSEHAEHGTGVAAPAGHADHNEHEDHMAHGPAASTLRPRLIVAALLTIPVFAISMIPALQFANWGWVAGALALPVVSWAAWPFHRAAAINARHFASTMDTLVSIGVIAAYLYSAWQLFADPRMTEHPGMENMGGGLYFEVAAVVTTFLLLGRYLEANAKAKAGNALKALLNLGAKDATILVDGVEEKIPADQLLVDDVIVVRPGEKIATDGVVTDGASAVDASLVTGESVPVEVGPGSLVTGATINTSGRLLVRATRVGSDTTLAQMGRLVSQAQTGKAPIARLADRISSVFVPIVLAIALLTFLLWLFFSGDLNAAFTAAVAVLVIACPCALGLATPVGLLTGTGRGAQLGILIKGPQVLEDTRHVDTILLDKTGTVTSGKLAVDHTVGLNGYSSETVLTLAGAVESASEHPIAHAIAAAAQDAVPDAGTLPGVDGFSSAPGGGVRGTVSLDGITRTVVVGRSGWLEQNGITLNPSQRDALTAEENGGATAIWVAVDGQAAGIVSLSDTIKPGSAAAIGKLKDLGIRPILLTGDNAAVAAQVAAAVGISPEDVFAGVLPEGKVEAVRKLQASGATVAMAGDGVNDAAALAQSDLGIAMGSGTDVAIEASDLTVMGSDLGQLVQAIELSRKTLSTIKTNLFWAFFYNAIGIPIAALGFLNPMIAGAAMAASSVLVVANSLRLRSFGK; this is translated from the coding sequence TTGAGTAGCCAGGAGACTTTCAACCAACCCGTACAAAGGGTCATCGAACTGGACATCGAGGGCATGACCTGCGCCTCGTGCGTCAATCGAGTGGAACGAAAACTGGGCAAACTCGAGGGCGTAGAGGCCAGCGTCAACCTTCCCCTCGAATCGGCCCACGTCACAGTCCCGGCAACCGTCACAGACCAGCAGATCGTGGACACCGTCAACGCAACGGGTTACAAAGCCACGCTCCGCCAAGCCCCGACGCCAAACACCCGCGAGCGCCAAGCCCACACTTCACCCATCCAAGGCCTGGAGCGTCCTGACGCTGGACTCATGCCGGAAACCGCACCACGTGGCGACGTCGACGGCATGCGGCAGCATGCGTCCAAGCGAGGCACGAGCGAGCATGCAGAGCATGGCACCGGCGTCGCCGCACCAGCTGGCCACGCCGATCACAACGAGCACGAAGACCACATGGCTCACGGCCCCGCGGCCTCTACGCTGCGTCCGCGCCTGATCGTTGCGGCGCTGCTCACCATTCCGGTGTTCGCCATCTCCATGATTCCCGCGCTCCAATTCGCCAACTGGGGATGGGTTGCCGGCGCACTGGCCTTACCCGTGGTGAGCTGGGCGGCCTGGCCCTTCCACAGAGCAGCGGCAATCAATGCCCGGCACTTCGCATCCACCATGGACACTCTCGTCTCCATCGGCGTTATTGCGGCGTACCTGTACTCGGCATGGCAGTTGTTTGCCGATCCGCGCATGACCGAGCACCCCGGCATGGAAAACATGGGCGGCGGCCTCTACTTCGAGGTCGCAGCTGTGGTCACCACATTCCTGCTTCTGGGCCGCTACCTTGAAGCGAACGCCAAAGCCAAGGCCGGCAATGCGCTCAAGGCTCTGCTGAATCTTGGAGCCAAGGACGCAACCATTCTGGTGGACGGCGTTGAAGAGAAGATCCCGGCGGATCAGCTCCTGGTGGACGATGTCATTGTTGTCCGCCCGGGTGAGAAGATCGCCACCGACGGCGTAGTCACGGACGGCGCTTCCGCCGTCGACGCTTCCCTGGTTACCGGCGAATCGGTGCCGGTAGAGGTTGGACCGGGCAGCCTCGTGACGGGCGCAACCATCAACACCTCCGGCCGGCTGCTGGTGCGGGCCACCCGCGTGGGCTCGGATACGACTCTTGCCCAGATGGGCCGGCTGGTCAGTCAGGCGCAGACGGGAAAGGCACCCATTGCACGGCTCGCGGACAGGATCAGCTCTGTCTTCGTTCCGATAGTGCTTGCCATTGCCCTGCTCACCTTCCTTCTGTGGCTGTTCTTCTCGGGTGACCTCAACGCCGCCTTCACGGCAGCGGTAGCAGTTCTGGTGATCGCCTGCCCCTGCGCCCTCGGCCTGGCCACTCCGGTGGGACTGCTGACCGGGACGGGCCGCGGAGCTCAACTGGGCATCCTCATCAAAGGCCCGCAAGTTCTTGAGGACACCCGCCACGTGGACACCATCCTGCTGGACAAGACGGGTACGGTCACCAGCGGCAAGCTCGCTGTGGACCACACCGTTGGCCTCAACGGATACTCTTCTGAAACCGTCCTCACCTTGGCCGGAGCTGTTGAATCGGCCTCCGAGCACCCTATTGCGCACGCCATCGCGGCCGCCGCGCAGGACGCCGTGCCCGACGCCGGGACCCTCCCGGGTGTCGACGGCTTCAGTTCCGCTCCCGGCGGCGGCGTGCGGGGAACCGTGTCCCTCGACGGAATCACCAGGACGGTGGTGGTGGGTCGATCCGGCTGGTTGGAGCAGAACGGCATCACGCTCAACCCCAGCCAGCGGGACGCGCTGACCGCAGAGGAGAACGGTGGCGCCACAGCTATTTGGGTTGCGGTTGACGGTCAGGCCGCAGGGATCGTGAGCTTAAGTGACACCATCAAGCCTGGCTCCGCAGCAGCAATCGGGAAGTTGAAAGACCTGGGTATCCGCCCCATCCTCCTGACCGGAGACAACGCCGCAGTGGCCGCCCAAGTGGCTGCCGCCGTCGGAATTTCACCGGAGGATGTCTTCGCCGGCGTCCTGCCGGAGGGGAAGGTCGAGGCCGTCCGGAAGCTTCAGGCCTCCGGAGCCACGGTTGCCATGGCTGGTGATGGCGTGAATGATGCCGCGGCTTTGGCCCAGTCGGACCTCGGAATCGCTATGGGCTCGGGAACCGACGTTGCTATTGAGGCCTCGGACCTGACCGTGATGGGGAGCGATCTCGGCCAACTGGTTCAAGCGATCGAACTCTCCCGCAAGACTCTGTCCACCATCAAGACCAACTTGTTCTGGGCCTTCTTCTACAACGCGATTGGCATTCCCATTGCAGCACTGGGGTTCTTGAACCCTATGATCGCCGGCGCAGCAATGGCGGCCAGCTCGGTGCTGGTGGTTGCCAACTCGCTAAGGCTTCGCTCATTCGGGAAGTAG
- a CDS encoding YdcF family protein, which produces MLTLVLGLLFAGLFFASFQSDRRRLRNGVLLLVAAWFLLQAALDFLIDLNPWFEWLNLLVLVVPVVSIFVFAGFLIANGVTMVRREGPGITSFLPIAVGLAVFLAPVIAFLFVLSGQPVLTGMAALAFFLCAYLGSAFVVFLGYAVVYSRMRFSPNPAAVIVLGSGLINGKVPPLLAARLNKALEIYDGGSRAKPVLVPSGGQGPDEPRPESTAMKEYLVAKGAAASDVLEENQATTTRENLAYSVALLAEKGIEGPVLVCTNNYHVLRAALLSRRQKINAEVVGAPTARYFVPSAFLREFVAVMRDNRLTNIILCLPMFGIALLITVALMNSPVV; this is translated from the coding sequence ATGCTGACTTTGGTCCTTGGACTTCTCTTCGCGGGGCTCTTCTTTGCCTCGTTCCAATCGGACCGGCGCAGGCTCCGTAACGGTGTGCTCCTGCTGGTGGCGGCGTGGTTTCTCCTGCAGGCTGCCCTGGATTTCCTCATTGACCTGAACCCGTGGTTTGAATGGCTGAACCTGTTGGTGCTGGTGGTGCCCGTGGTGAGCATCTTCGTGTTCGCAGGCTTCCTCATAGCAAACGGCGTCACCATGGTTCGCAGGGAAGGGCCGGGCATCACCAGTTTCCTGCCCATCGCGGTGGGACTCGCGGTGTTCCTCGCGCCGGTTATTGCCTTCCTGTTCGTGCTGAGCGGGCAGCCGGTGTTGACCGGCATGGCCGCTCTGGCGTTCTTTCTCTGCGCTTATCTGGGCAGCGCGTTTGTGGTGTTCCTGGGTTACGCGGTGGTCTATTCGCGGATGCGTTTCAGCCCAAACCCGGCCGCTGTCATTGTGCTGGGCTCCGGTTTGATCAATGGCAAGGTTCCGCCGTTGCTCGCCGCGCGCCTGAACAAGGCCCTGGAAATTTACGACGGCGGCAGCCGGGCCAAGCCGGTTTTGGTACCTTCCGGGGGTCAAGGCCCGGATGAGCCCCGGCCCGAGTCCACTGCCATGAAGGAGTACTTGGTGGCGAAGGGGGCGGCCGCCTCCGATGTGTTGGAGGAGAACCAGGCCACCACCACCCGCGAAAACCTTGCGTACTCCGTTGCGCTGCTTGCAGAGAAGGGCATTGAGGGCCCGGTGCTTGTGTGTACCAACAACTACCACGTGCTGCGCGCGGCCCTGTTGTCCCGGCGCCAGAAGATCAACGCCGAGGTGGTGGGTGCTCCTACGGCCAGGTACTTTGTGCCCAGCGCTTTCCTCCGCGAGTTCGTGGCCGTGATGAGGGACAATCGCCTGACAAACATCATTCTTTGCCTGCCCATGTTCGGGATTGCCCTGCTCATCACGGTGGCACTGATGAACTCTCCGGTGGTGTAA
- a CDS encoding WXG100 family type VII secretion target — protein sequence MAIWGADVDQLRQLGNKLKAGAENIEQQRSQLKGALDGTDWKGPDADKFRGEWDSQHASNLKKVADALREAGDRAQKNAEQQQQASN from the coding sequence ATGGCTATTTGGGGTGCAGATGTTGATCAGCTTCGTCAGCTCGGTAACAAGCTGAAGGCTGGTGCCGAGAACATCGAGCAGCAGCGTTCACAGCTCAAGGGTGCACTTGACGGCACCGACTGGAAGGGCCCGGACGCTGACAAGTTCCGCGGCGAGTGGGACAGCCAGCACGCTTCGAACCTGAAGAAGGTAGCCGACGCACTTCGCGAAGCCGGCGATCGCGCTCAGAAGAACGCAGAGCAGCAGCAGCAGGCCTCCAACTAA
- a CDS encoding CGNR zinc finger domain-containing protein, protein MLFAPDTVVALRSTVNLINTAANGEETLATVQDLDAFLKAEQFTGSRVNTPAELNSVKRLRSQLAALWSADEDTAAKSVNKLLADAKALPQLVKHDHWDWHLHATTPEAPLADRMGTEAAMAIIDVIRSKEMDRMRVCAADDCDAVVLDLSRNRSKLYCDTGNCANRAHVAAYRARKAAEGE, encoded by the coding sequence GTGCTTTTTGCGCCTGACACCGTGGTCGCCCTCCGCAGCACCGTCAATCTCATCAACACTGCCGCCAACGGAGAAGAAACACTGGCAACCGTGCAGGACCTCGATGCCTTCCTGAAAGCCGAGCAATTCACGGGTTCACGGGTCAATACGCCAGCGGAATTGAACAGCGTCAAGCGCCTTCGCAGCCAACTGGCAGCACTGTGGAGCGCCGATGAGGACACGGCGGCCAAGTCCGTCAACAAGCTGCTTGCCGACGCAAAAGCCCTCCCGCAGCTGGTGAAACATGACCACTGGGACTGGCATCTGCACGCCACAACCCCCGAGGCACCTCTGGCGGATCGGATGGGAACCGAGGCCGCAATGGCCATCATTGACGTCATCCGAAGCAAGGAAATGGACCGGATGCGCGTGTGCGCGGCGGACGATTGCGACGCTGTTGTCCTGGACCTCAGCCGCAACCGCTCCAAGCTCTACTGCGACACCGGCAACTGCGCCAACCGCGCCCACGTCGCCGCATACCGGGCCAGGAAAGCCGCCGAGGGCGAGTAA
- a CDS encoding alpha/beta fold hydrolase, with protein sequence MAVFVLIHGGGSTAWDWHLVSPLLEASGHGVVAVNLPIEDKDAGLEDYTRAVTAAVGDAEHTIVVGHSLGGFTAPLVCDELRSDGLVYLSAMIPRPGETFGDWWTNTGHDRESIPEEAFFNLVPEDLAREAARRERDQQGAWMSGPWPGRHPDVPTLAILCRDDHFFPASFMRRQVQERLGTEAVEIPGGHYVTLSHPNAVAVALNDFAQQISGDGANKSG encoded by the coding sequence ATGGCAGTGTTCGTACTCATTCACGGTGGCGGTTCAACAGCGTGGGACTGGCATCTGGTCAGTCCCTTGCTCGAAGCCTCCGGGCATGGTGTTGTGGCCGTCAACCTTCCCATCGAGGACAAGGACGCTGGGCTTGAGGACTATACCCGTGCGGTGACCGCTGCTGTGGGGGATGCTGAGCACACCATTGTGGTGGGCCACTCGCTGGGTGGATTCACGGCGCCGTTGGTGTGCGACGAACTCCGCTCCGACGGGTTGGTGTACCTCTCGGCCATGATCCCGAGGCCGGGCGAAACTTTCGGCGACTGGTGGACCAACACGGGGCATGACCGCGAGAGCATTCCGGAAGAAGCATTCTTCAACCTGGTGCCGGAAGATCTTGCCCGGGAGGCCGCCCGCAGGGAACGGGACCAGCAGGGTGCGTGGATGTCCGGGCCTTGGCCTGGCCGGCATCCGGATGTTCCCACGCTGGCGATTCTGTGCCGTGACGACCACTTCTTCCCGGCATCCTTCATGAGGAGGCAGGTGCAGGAACGGCTTGGAACCGAGGCCGTGGAAATTCCCGGGGGCCATTACGTGACGTTGAGCCACCCAAACGCTGTGGCGGTGGCCCTTAATGACTTTGCACAGCAGATTTCCGGGGACGGAGCAAATAAAAGCGGCTAG
- a CDS encoding DMT family transporter — translation MSAPTTKADAKSFLASGLGIALFSSAVFGTSGSFAKSMLETGWSPGAAVAVRLTGAALILVIPAVVVLRGRWHQLKDNWLTILLFGLIGVAGCQLFYFNAVARLSVGVALLLEYLAPVMIVLWLWIASRRRPRALTAAGALLSLGGLVLVLDLTGAVKVDFVGVLWGMAAAVCLVIYFFITAKENDTLPPLVLASGGLLVGALVMWLVGLLGLLPMTFSTADTTLGPWTTPWWVSAVGLIILATVLAYISGIMAARSLGSKVASFVSLTEVLFAVIWAWLLLGELPGPIQLLGGLLIVGGVVLVRVDELRGDRKAARATQEAARALDHPNDVEPVPTGRVTDAPRG, via the coding sequence GTGTCAGCTCCAACGACGAAGGCTGATGCAAAGAGTTTCCTGGCATCAGGACTCGGCATTGCGCTCTTTTCCTCGGCCGTTTTCGGTACGTCCGGCTCGTTCGCCAAATCGATGCTGGAAACCGGCTGGTCACCCGGCGCCGCAGTTGCCGTGCGCCTCACCGGTGCCGCGCTGATCCTGGTGATTCCCGCCGTCGTGGTTCTCCGTGGCCGTTGGCACCAGCTCAAGGACAACTGGCTCACCATCCTGCTGTTCGGCCTCATCGGCGTAGCGGGCTGCCAGCTTTTCTACTTCAACGCCGTTGCCCGCCTGTCCGTGGGCGTCGCATTGCTGCTCGAGTACCTGGCTCCGGTGATGATTGTGCTGTGGCTCTGGATTGCCAGCCGGCGCCGGCCCCGCGCGCTCACTGCGGCCGGCGCGCTGCTGTCCCTGGGTGGCTTGGTTCTGGTGTTGGACCTCACTGGTGCCGTGAAGGTGGACTTTGTGGGCGTCCTCTGGGGCATGGCCGCAGCCGTCTGCCTGGTGATCTACTTTTTCATCACCGCCAAGGAAAACGACACCCTGCCCCCTCTGGTACTCGCTTCCGGTGGCCTGCTGGTAGGTGCGCTGGTGATGTGGCTCGTGGGCCTGCTGGGTTTGCTGCCCATGACGTTCAGCACCGCAGATACAACGCTGGGTCCGTGGACCACCCCTTGGTGGGTATCCGCCGTCGGGCTCATCATCCTGGCCACAGTGCTCGCCTACATCAGCGGCATCATGGCCGCCCGGAGCCTGGGGTCGAAAGTAGCATCGTTCGTGTCCCTGACCGAGGTGCTCTTCGCCGTGATCTGGGCCTGGCTGCTCCTGGGCGAACTCCCGGGGCCAATTCAACTGCTGGGCGGACTCCTCATTGTGGGTGGCGTAGTCCTGGTTCGCGTCGATGAGCTCCGGGGAGACCGCAAGGCTGCCCGAGCCACTCAGGAAGCTGCCCGCGCTTTGGATCACCCGAACGACGTTGAACCCGTTCCTACAGGGCGGGTTACCGACGCGCCGCGCGGATAA
- a CDS encoding metal-sensitive transcriptional regulator, producing MSMPDLSMSHPDAPIIEVDLEHAAPHGYTSNKEAYLKRLKRIEGQVRGIARMVEDDKYCIDILTQIAAATKALHAVSLGLVEEHIGHCVVGAASEPNPEARAEQIDAKVKEATDAIGRLLR from the coding sequence ATGAGCATGCCAGACCTGAGTATGAGCCATCCGGACGCCCCCATCATTGAGGTGGACCTGGAGCACGCCGCGCCTCATGGATACACCAGCAACAAGGAGGCGTACCTTAAACGCCTGAAACGGATCGAAGGGCAGGTCCGCGGCATTGCCCGCATGGTGGAGGATGACAAATACTGCATCGACATCCTCACCCAAATAGCCGCCGCCACTAAAGCCCTCCATGCAGTAAGCCTGGGACTCGTAGAGGAGCACATCGGCCACTGTGTAGTGGGTGCCGCCTCCGAACCCAACCCGGAAGCCCGCGCCGAACAGATCGACGCCAAAGTCAAGGAGGCCACCGATGCCATCGGGCGCCTGCTGCGGTAA